The following proteins come from a genomic window of Sphingobium cloacae:
- a CDS encoding CDP-glycerol glycerophosphotransferase family protein, with product MGRKEGVRAAAKRAVVRYLRMKHDIPPHSSRSSQRAYRQDGRRDNEILFLFIGGVHQVLHLAPVAAATARLYPDVQVTCLHRDRETGQMLTEVRRSMRAEGMKIAPSPPPTWSRTVGRWFRRPAIEKLPLLYRIARRHHNARAVVVPERTSTKLRKMGMADASLIHFRHGAGDRAPRSEHRLKAFDLIVVPGKKDVDRAVREQNIDRSRLRQCGYVKLDYLARTRRKEYPRLFADGRRPVVLYNPHFDPKISSWRDAQRLIEIFAGQDHYNLIVAPHIRISEGMTAHEMAEWHALAVPGRIIIDFHSRKMVDMSYVLASDIYLGDVSSQLYEFLHEPRPVAFLNSHQVHWADDPRYAGWRLGSVATDADNILDTIHQAVMEHPGRIEDQEAAVDNAFGDWRGASVRGAEAIGTFLGL from the coding sequence ATGGGAAGAAAGGAAGGTGTCCGGGCTGCCGCGAAAAGGGCAGTCGTTCGTTATTTGAGAATGAAACATGACATTCCCCCTCATTCAAGCCGCAGCAGCCAGCGTGCGTATCGGCAAGATGGGCGCCGCGATAACGAGATTCTCTTCCTGTTCATCGGTGGCGTGCATCAGGTCCTGCACCTAGCCCCCGTTGCCGCGGCCACGGCGCGGCTTTATCCGGACGTTCAGGTGACTTGCCTGCACCGCGACCGTGAAACGGGCCAGATGTTGACCGAGGTCCGTCGTTCCATGCGCGCGGAGGGGATGAAGATCGCGCCATCGCCGCCACCCACATGGAGCAGGACGGTAGGACGCTGGTTCCGTCGGCCCGCTATCGAGAAACTGCCGCTATTATACAGGATCGCGCGGCGCCACCACAATGCCCGCGCCGTTGTGGTTCCGGAGCGCACCTCCACCAAACTTCGGAAAATGGGGATGGCCGATGCCAGTCTCATCCATTTTCGTCATGGCGCGGGGGACCGGGCACCTCGGTCTGAACACCGGCTCAAAGCATTCGACCTCATTGTCGTGCCGGGGAAAAAGGATGTCGATCGCGCGGTCCGGGAGCAGAATATAGACCGAAGCCGCTTGCGCCAATGCGGCTATGTCAAGCTCGACTATCTCGCCCGAACCCGGAGGAAAGAATATCCGCGTCTCTTCGCCGATGGGCGGCGACCGGTTGTTCTCTATAACCCACATTTCGATCCGAAAATTTCATCCTGGCGGGACGCGCAAAGGTTGATCGAGATATTTGCCGGTCAGGATCACTATAATCTGATCGTGGCGCCCCATATTCGCATCAGCGAAGGGATGACGGCTCATGAAATGGCTGAATGGCATGCATTGGCCGTGCCCGGTCGGATCATCATAGACTTTCATTCGCGCAAGATGGTTGACATGAGCTATGTGTTGGCATCCGACATATATCTGGGCGACGTATCCAGCCAGCTTTATGAGTTCCTGCATGAGCCCCGGCCAGTTGCCTTTCTGAACAGTCATCAGGTGCATTGGGCTGACGATCCCCGTTATGCGGGATGGCGGCTGGGATCGGTGGCGACCGATGCCGATAATATTCTCGACACCATCCATCAGGCCGTCATGGAACATCCCGGACGGATCGAGGATCAGGAAGCCGCCGTCGACAACGCTTTCGGCGATTGGCGCGGAGCGAGCGTGAGAGGCGCCGAGGCTATCGGCACGTTTCTGGGACTTTGA
- a CDS encoding polysaccharide deacetylase family protein, which yields MTMASHDGNLLLPPRPEDMISLNADFGTRFMLFVDTEEEFDWNAPFSRTGHRVSAWKGMARGQAYFAAAGIQPIYVTDYPVIDDDRAAAMMGQWVSDRAADIGAHLHPWVNPPHVEEVSDANSYAGSLPEAVEQAKLEALCQRIAARFGERPIAYRAGRYGVGSNTARLLEEAGFIVDSSVRSRFDYSAQYGPDFQGLPVHPYWAGPDRTLIELPLSTAFIGLLRGGGERLYRASQAMGPLSAVFSRGGLLSRIPLTPEGVPVTAALMAIDALIDEGVPVLNFSFHSPTLEPGHTPYVRNAKDMDAFYRWWDIVLDHLSRRGVRHVRLDELVRSVSTSGRACKAA from the coding sequence ATGACCATGGCTTCCCATGATGGCAATCTGCTGCTTCCCCCTCGGCCGGAAGACATGATTTCGCTCAATGCCGATTTCGGTACGCGTTTCATGCTTTTCGTCGATACGGAAGAGGAATTTGACTGGAACGCGCCTTTCAGCCGCACGGGGCACCGCGTGTCTGCATGGAAAGGCATGGCGCGTGGCCAGGCCTATTTCGCGGCGGCGGGGATACAGCCGATCTATGTGACGGATTATCCCGTGATCGATGATGATCGGGCCGCCGCGATGATGGGACAATGGGTCTCCGATCGGGCTGCGGACATCGGCGCTCACCTGCATCCATGGGTCAACCCGCCCCATGTGGAGGAGGTATCGGACGCGAACAGCTATGCCGGATCGCTGCCCGAAGCGGTGGAGCAGGCGAAGCTCGAAGCCCTGTGCCAAAGGATAGCCGCGCGTTTCGGGGAAAGACCCATCGCCTATCGGGCGGGCCGTTACGGCGTGGGCAGCAACACCGCCCGTCTGCTGGAAGAAGCCGGTTTCATCGTCGATAGCTCGGTTCGGAGCAGGTTCGACTACAGTGCCCAATATGGACCTGATTTTCAGGGCTTGCCCGTGCATCCCTATTGGGCTGGTCCTGACAGGACATTGATCGAACTGCCCCTGTCGACCGCCTTTATCGGCCTGCTGAGAGGGGGAGGGGAACGCCTTTACCGGGCATCGCAAGCCATGGGGCCGCTTTCAGCCGTGTTCTCGCGCGGCGGCTTGCTCAGCCGGATTCCGCTGACGCCCGAAGGGGTGCCCGTGACCGCGGCCCTGATGGCGATCGACGCCTTGATCGATGAAGGGGTGCCGGTTCTGAACTTCAGCTTTCATTCCCCGACACTGGAGCCCGGCCACACGCCCTACGTCCGGAACGCGAAGGATATGGATGCCTTCTACAGATGGTGGGACATCGTGCTCGACCATCTGTCTCGCCGTGGCGTCCGCCACGTGCGGCTGGATGAATTGGTGCGAAGCGTTTCAACGAGCGGGCGGGCTTGCAAAGCGGCCTGA